Proteins from a genomic interval of Sugiyamaella lignohabitans strain CBS 10342 chromosome C, complete sequence:
- the GCN3 gene encoding translation initiation factor eIF2B subunit alpha (Alpha subunit of translation initiation factor eIF2B; guanine-nucleotide exchange factor for eIF2; activity subsequently regulated by phosphorylated eIF2; positive regulator of GCN4 expression; assembles into filaments with Gcd2p, Gcd6p, Gcd7p, and Sui2p as cells approach stationary phase and under cytosolic acidification and starvation conditions; GO_component: GO:0005851 - eukaryotic translation initiation factor 2B complex [Evidence IMP] [PMID 8099443]; GO_component: GO:0005851 - eukaryotic translation initiation factor 2B complex [Evidence IDA] [PMID 8336705]; GO_component: GO:0005851 - eukaryotic translation initiation factor 2B complex [Evidence IDA,IPI] [PMID 8506384]; GO_component: GO:0032045 - guanyl-nucleotide exchange factor complex [Evidence IDA] [PMID 8506384]; GO_function: GO:0030234 - enzyme regulator activity [Evidence IMP] [PMID 8099443]; GO_function: GO:0030234 - enzyme regulator activity [Evidence IGI,IMP,IPI] [PMID 8887689]; GO_function: GO:0030234 - enzyme regulator activity [Evidence IMP] [PMID 9032257]; GO_function: GO:0005085 - guanyl-nucleotide exchange factor activity [Evidence IDA] [PMID 8506384]; GO_function: GO:0003743 - translation initiation factor activity [Evidence IEA]; GO_function: GO:0003743 - translation initiation factor activity [Evidence IMP] [PMID 8099443]; GO_function: GO:0003743 - translation initiation factor activity [Evidence IDA] [PMID 8336705]; GO_process: GO:0044237 - cellular metabolic process [Evidence IEA]; GO_process: GO:0006417 - regulation of translation [Evidence IEA]; GO_process: GO:0006446 - regulation of translational initiation [Evidence IMP] [PMID 8099443]; GO_process: GO:0006446 - regulation of translational initiation [Evidence IDA] [PMID 8506384]; GO_process: GO:0006446 - regulation of translational initiation [Evidence IGI,IPI] [PMID 8887689]; GO_process: GO:0006446 - regulation of translational initiation [Evidence IMP] [PMID 9032257]; GO_process: GO:0006412 - translation [Evidence IEA]; GO_process: GO:0006413 - translational initiation [Evidence IEA]), whose translation MARILRENGIPVCQIPDSAVGYVIDKVDKIFFGAEGVAESGGVINQMGSYQIAVLAKTTNTPVYVLAESHKFVRLYPLSPDDLPTEYPLEFTTKVDGERDISESPQVDFTPHQYVTALITDLGTLTPSGVSEELIKIWFD comes from the coding sequence ATGGCGCGGATCCTGCGAGAAAACGGGATCCCTGTCTGTCAAATCCCAGACTCTGCTGTTGGTTATGTTATTGATAAGGTCGAcaagattttttttggtgccGAAGGAGTCGCAGAATCTGGCGGAGTCATTAATCAAATGGGCAGTTACCAGATCGCGGTGCTCGCCAAAACCACCAACACACCAGTCTACGTTCTTGCCGAAAGCCACAAATTCGTCCGACTGTACCCCCTGTCACCGGACGACCTTCCTACCGAGTACCCACTCGAATTCACCACCAAAGTCGACGGCGAACGAGACATCTCCGAATCACCGCAAGTCGACTTCACGCCCCACCAGTACGTGACAGCCCTAATAACCGATCTCGGCACACTGACACCCAGCGGAGTCAGCGAGGAGCTCATCAAGATCTGGTTCGACTAA
- the DBP7 gene encoding Dbp7p (Putative ATP-dependent RNA helicase of the DEAD-box family; involved in ribosomal biogenesis; required at post-transcriptional step for efficient retrotransposition; essential for growth under anaerobic conditions; GO_component: GO:0005730 - nucleolus [Evidence IEA]; GO_component: GO:0005730 - nucleolus [Evidence IDA] [PMID 9582098]; GO_component: GO:0005634 - nucleus [Evidence IEA]; GO_function: GO:0005524 - ATP binding [Evidence IEA,IEA]; GO_function: GO:0004004 - ATP-dependent RNA helicase activity [Evidence ISS] [PMID 10322435]; GO_function: GO:0008026 - ATP-dependent helicase activity [Evidence IEA]; GO_function: GO:0003723 - RNA binding [Evidence IEA]; GO_function: GO:0004386 - helicase activity [Evidence IEA,IEA]; GO_function: GO:0016787 - hydrolase activity [Evidence IEA]; GO_function: GO:0003676 - nucleic acid binding [Evidence IEA]; GO_function: GO:0000166 - nucleotide binding [Evidence IEA]; GO_process: GO:0006200 - ATP catabolic process [Evidence IEA]; GO_process: GO:0000463 - maturation of LSU-rRNA from tricistronic rRNA transcript (SSU-rRNA, 5.8S rRNA, LSU-rRNA) [Evidence IMP] [PMID 9582098]; GO_process: GO:0006364 - rRNA processing [Evidence IEA]; GO_process: GO:0042254 - ribosome biogenesis [Evidence IEA]): protein MSDDGMLLNFSTEPSTSAVRKPVGSKVQGGRWKDRLNAKRAQVKQYEKENPEVRVARVAKERAIKEKAEIVRQKRTAGRNGGKKPPGTGTSEASGSGAGAGAGSGSGSNGSSRARMTNFKKPTAAQQKQHPGVNLNPEDKNTFVSSLFSSNPSLAENDAEDKPVESHEASNAPLKDDTTFEGLGVNSALTLQLSTKMKIPTPTRIQRAALPPLISSNRDLFIQAQTGSGKTLAYALPIIHRLMSTPDLTRESGLFALILTPTRELSTQIYSVLEKLVGACHWLVPGIVIGGEKKKSEKARIRKGINILVATPGRLCDHFDNTESLDLSQIRWVVLDEGDRLMELGFEEAITKILTKIGKTSMIHDTAKRWPQLPNKRVNILCSATMRDDVKRLGELSLSHAEWVTPDSVGEDSKKHLRSDANDNHEHIAPAQLIQQSAIVPAKLRLVTLAGLLKAITSAEKGSRTIVFFSCSDSVDFHFKAFTKGGTNRLKQRTSNNHDSDDEDDTSSATQPTVMTSVDLDNTVIHKLHGSLNQQLRTSTLSSFSAKDGAANGESYILFCTDVASRGLDLPHITQVIEYDPPFGMDDHLHRVGRTARAGKEGTSILFLLPGAEEKYLDVIKPNHPNGIHPRSYEDILKKGFGSKWDVDATTWHLNIERWLLEDASALQLAKRGYTSHIRAYTTHLSSEREIFNLRALHLGHLAKSFALRETPGKMSKQPSSKTDKTKPSSKKTKSSSGVAKPQPRGDADGNRRRMLAVAKSHAGMSEFNIGY, encoded by the coding sequence ATGTCCGACGATGGAATGCTGCTGAATTTCAGCACTGAGCCGTCCACCAGCGCTGTTCGCAAACCGGTGGGTTCAAAGGTTCAAGGCGGCAGATGGAAAGACAGGTTAAATGCCAAGAGAGCCCAGGTCAAGCAGTATGAGAAGGAGAATCCCGAGGTTCGTGTCGCTCGTGTTGCTAAAGAAAGAGCTATCAAGGAAAAGGCCGAGATTGTTCGCCAGAAACGAACCGCTGGTAGAAATGGCGGAAAGAAACCACCTGGAACTGGTACTTCTGAAGCTAGTGGctctggagctggagctggagctggttcAGGTTCTGGTAGTAATGGCTCGTCGAGAGCTAGAATGACAAATTTTAAAAAACCAACTGCAGCccaacagaaacaacatCCGGGTGTGAATCTCAATCCTGAAGACAAGAATACTTTTGTGTCTTCTCTTTTCTCATCCAACCCTTCTTTGGCAGAAAACGATGCAGAAGACAAACCTGTAGAATCCCATGAAGCGTCTAATGCTCCTTTAAAAGATGATACGACCTTCGAAGGATTGGGTGTCAATTCAGCATTAACTTTACAATTAAGCacgaaaatgaaaatcCCTACACCGACTCGGATCCAACGAGCTGCATTACCGCCATTAATTTCGTCTAATCGAGATCTATTTATTCAGGCTCAGACTGGTTCGGGAAAAACGTTGGCTTATGCTCTTCCTATTATACATAGACTGATGTCGACTCCAGATTTGACGAGAGAATCGGGTTTATTTGCATTGATTTTGACCCCGACTCGTGAACTGTCAACCCAGATCTATTCAGTACTGGAGAAGCTGGTTGGTGCATGCCACTGGCTGGTACCAGGTATTGTCATTGGtggagagaagaaaaagtcCGAGAAAGCAAGAATCAGAAAAGGAATTAATATTTTAGTAGCTACTCCAGGAAGACTGTGTGATCATTTTGATAACACAGAATCTCTGGATCTGTCACAAATCCGTTGGGTCGTTCTTGACGAAGGTGATCGACTCATGGAACTTGGGTTTGAAGAAGCTATTACCAAGATTCTCACTAAAATTGGCAAGACTTCGATGATTCACGATACTGCTAAACGTTGGCCTCAGCTACCGAACAAGAGAGTCAACATTCTCTGTTCTGCTACTATGAGAGACGATGTCAAGAGATTAGGAGAGTTGTCATTGTCTCATGCTGAATGGGTCACTCCAGATTCAGTTGGTGAAGATTCCAAGAAACATCTTCGATCTGATGCTAATGATAACCACGAACATATAGCACCAGCACAGCTTATTCAGCAGTCTGCAATTGTTCCAGCCAAATTACGACTTGTTACACTTGCTGGTCTGTTGAAAGCTATTACCAGTGCCGAGAAAGGATCCCGAACAATCGTATTTTTCTCCTGTTCAGATTCGGTGGATTTCCACTTTAAAGCATTTACAAAGGGAGGTACAAATAGACTCAAGCAAAGAACTAGTAATAATCATGACagtgacgacgaagacgataCATCGTCAGCCACTCAACCTACTGTGATGACCTCAGTTGATCTCGATAACACTGTAATTCACAAACTACACGGATCCTTGAACCAGCAATTAAGAACGTCTACCTTGTCGTCATTCAGTGCTAAAGACGGTGCTGCCAACGGTGAATCTTATATTCTTTTCTGTACAGATGTGGCTTCGCGTGGTCTTGATCTTCCTCACATCACACAAGTCATTGAATATGACCCTCCATTTGGAATGGACGACCATCTTCACAGAGTCGGTAGAACTGCCAGAGCCGGTAAAGAAGGTACCTCGATCCTGTTCCTGCTTCCTGGAGCAGAAGAAAAGTACCTCGATGTGATCAAACCCAACCATCCCAACGGCATCCATCCTCGATCCTACGAAGACATTCTGAAAAAGGGTTTCGGAAGCAAGTGGGACGTCGATGCCACCACTTGGCACCTGAACATTGAACGATGGCTGCTGGAAGACGCGAGTGCCCTACAACTGGCCAAACGAGGATATACCAGTCACATCAGAGCATACACCACACATTTATCAAGTGAACGAGAGATCTTCAACCTCCGGGCCCTTCATTTAGGACACTTGGCCAAGAGTTTTGCGCTCCGTGAAACCCCCGGCAAAATGAGCAAACAACCCTCTTCTAAAACCGACAAAACCAAACCATCctccaaaaaaaccaaGTCGTCCAGCGGCGTCGCCAAACCTCAACCACGAGGCGACGCCGACGGCAACCGCCGCAGAATGCTCGCCGTCGCCAAGTCTCACGCCGGCATGAGCGAGTTCAACATCGGCTACTAA
- the RPC37 gene encoding Rpc37p (RNA polymerase III subunit C37; GO_component: GO:0005666 - DNA-directed RNA polymerase III complex [Evidence IDA] [PMID 10611227]; GO_component: GO:0005666 - DNA-directed RNA polymerase III complex [Evidence IDA] [PMID 3905793]; GO_component: GO:0005634 - nucleus [Evidence IEA,IEA,IEA]; GO_function: GO:0003899 - DNA-directed RNA polymerase activity [Evidence IEA,IEA]; GO_function: GO:0001056 - RNA polymerase III activity [Evidence IDA] [PMID 3905793]; GO_process: GO:0042797 - tRNA transcription from RNA polymerase III promoter [Evidence IDA] [PMID 3905793]; GO_process: GO:0006351 - transcription, DNA-templated [Evidence IEA]) yields MAAEDEETGLFMDDNESDDMAAVAESDVDMKDEEDPVSEAKQDAGLDDEDDPVVREFPVYSSQVLGKKLHILQYPTRSALRPLVAAQGTGIINSRLKPKSGIIEVDIPIDTSKFYDAEKGDRWNKVDRQTFSGVLKKGQGRYMAGVFRDGELHVSSIESVAQLRPQFKYFDKHVNSEKEANRMIRTDPTKPREARTIQMSAKSSGDFAPKYSGALGARKIADEESFVDIQWFDRDSNESWDMADKFVTTNKRILDSSTTLKDYTDKLQ; encoded by the coding sequence ATGGCGGCCGAGGACGAGGAAACCGGGCTGTTTATGGACGATAATGAAAGCGACGAcatggctgctgttgcgGAGAGCGATGTGGACATGaaagatgaggaggatcCGGTGTCAGAGGCTAAACAGGACGCAGGGTtggacgacgaagatgaccCTGTGGTCAGAGAGTTTCCAGTTTACTCGTCACAGGTTCTAGGAAAGAAATTACACATTCTACAGTACCCCACACGGTCGGCTCTACGACCCCTGGTAGCAGCTCAAGGAACAGGAATCATCAACTCGCGGCTGAAACCCAAGTCAGGGATCATAGAAGTGGACATTCCCATTGACACATCCAAGTTCTACGACGCCGAAAAAGGCGATCGTTGGAATAAAGTAGACCGCCAGACGTTTTCTGGAGTGCTGAAAAAGGGCCAGGGTCGATATATGGCGGGAGTTTTCCGAGATGGTGAACTCCATGTATCGTCTATTGAGAGTGTAGCTCAACTACGACCACAGTTCAAGTATTTTGACAAGCACGTCAACAGCGAAAAAGAAGCCAATCGCATGATCCGAACCGATCCTACGAAACCACGAGAAGCCCGTACGATCCAAATGTCGGCCAAATCATCTGGCGACTTTGCACCCAAATACTCTGGAGCACTAGGAGCGCGGAAAATCGCCGACGAAGAGTCGTTCGTCGATATCCAGTGGTTCGACAGAGACAGCAATGAGTCCTGGGACATGGCCGACAAGTTCGTGACCACCAACAAACGGATCCTCGACTCGTCCACCACCCTCAAAGACTACACCGACAAACTGCAGtaa
- the HHT2 gene encoding histone H3 (Histone H3; core histone protein required for chromatin assembly, part of heterochromatin-mediated telomeric and HM silencing; one of two identical histone H3 proteins (see HHT2); regulated by acetylation, methylation, and phosphorylation; H3K14 acetylation plays an important role in the unfolding of strongly positioned nucleosomes during repair of UV damage; GO_component: GO:0043505 - centromere-specific nucleosome [Evidence IDA] [PMID 22693454]; GO_component: GO:0005694 - chromosome [Evidence IEA,IEA]; GO_component: GO:0000788 - nuclear nucleosome [Evidence TAS] [PMID 2275823]; GO_component: GO:0000786 - nucleosome [Evidence IEA,IEA]; GO_component: GO:0005634 - nucleus [Evidence IEA,IEA]; GO_component: GO:0005634 - nucleus [Evidence IDA] [PMID 11914276]; GO_component: GO:0031298 - replication fork protection complex [Evidence IDA] [PMID 16531994]; GO_function: GO:0003677 - DNA binding [Evidence IEA,IEA]; GO_function: GO:0003677 - DNA binding [Evidence TAS] [PMID 2275823]; GO_function: GO:0046982 - protein heterodimerization activity [Evidence IEA]; GO_process: GO:0006281 - DNA repair [Evidence IEA]; GO_process: GO:0006974 - cellular response to DNA damage stimulus [Evidence IEA]; GO_process: GO:0006333 - chromatin assembly or disassembly [Evidence TAS] [PMID 2275823]; GO_process: GO:0070911 - global genome nucleotide-excision repair [Evidence IMP] [PMID 21460225]; GO_process: GO:0007094 - mitotic spindle assembly checkpoint [Evidence IGI] [PMID 19917722]; GO_process: GO:0006334 - nucleosome assembly [Evidence IEA]; GO_process: GO:0009303 - rRNA transcription [Evidence IMP] [PMID 16002464]; GO_process: GO:0043935 - sexual sporulation resulting in formation of a cellular spore [Evidence IMP] [PMID 20713519]) gives MARTKSTVARKSTGGKAPRKQIASKAARKSAPSTAAPGGVKKPHRYKPGTVALREIRRYQKSTELLIRKLPFQRLVREIAQDFKTDLRFQSSAIGALQESVEAYLVSLFEDTNLCAIHAKRVTIQKKDIQLARRLRGERI, from the coding sequence ATGGCCAGAACCAAGTCTACCGTCGCTAGAAAGTCCACTGGTGGTAAAGCTCCTCGTAAGCAAATCGCCTCCAAGGCTGCCAGAAAGTCTGCTCCTTCCACTGCCGCCCCCGGTGGTGTCAAGAAGCCTCACAGATATAAGCCTGGTACTGTCGCTCTTCGTGAGATCCGTCGTTACCAAAAGTCGACTGAGTTGCTTATCAGAAAGCTTCCTTTCCAAAGACTTGTCCGTGAAATCGCCCAAGACTTCAAGACCGATCTCCGTTTCCAATCTTCTGCCATTGGTGCTCTCCAGGAGTCTGTTGAAGCCTACCTTGTCTCCCTCTTTGAGGACACCAACTTGTGTGCCATCCACGCCAAGCGTGTTACCATCCAGAAGAAGGACATCCAACTCGCTCGTCGTCTCCGTGGTGAGCGTATCTAA
- the FEX2 gene encoding Fex2p (Protein involved in fluoride export; nearly identical to FEX1, and deletion of both proteins results in a large increase in fluoride sensitivity compared with the single mutant; contains two FEX domains connected by a linker; part of a widespread family of conserved fluoride export proteins; GO_component: GO:0016021 - integral component of membrane [Evidence IEA,IEA]; GO_component: GO:0016021 - integral component of membrane [Evidence ISM] [PMID 12192589]; GO_component: GO:0016020 - membrane [Evidence IEA,IEA]; GO_function: GO:0003674 - molecular_function [Evidence ND]; GO_process: GO:0008150 - biological_process [Evidence ND]), with protein sequence MDEVAESSDPSTGSSVRGHVEPKGEEQYRRFRRHVFVTVISNKYIDVVVLHLLLAFFGITGVLARVGLTRLTSFPGSQNGGVLWSNFGGCLLMGILVRSEALFGDLIVIEQMAPLDVVEHGASGNVLRRTYTRKEKIPLYIGLATGVCGSITSFSTFMIELFQLSALQPPTGVSYPNPGYGVMAFLSYLIITLTVSFGGYFCGFHVADGIEKFFPISLATYTLIIEVLGAMLGLTAWVAVIVLAILIPQWRYWTFACIFGPFGVYARFWSARLFNKITHKFLVGTFIANMIATAILCALIILQRGQTPSHGLIIKSKLQCQAISALQDGFCGNFSTISSFIAELVAFRSKRNAYIYGGISIGGGFSIVVVILGSYAWTRGISAVAAC encoded by the coding sequence ATGGATGAGGTCGCTGAATCTTCGGATCCGTCTACAGGATCGTCGGTCAGGGGTCATGTCGAACCCAAGGGCGAGGAGCAGTATCGTCGCTTTCGAAGACATGTGTTTGTGACTGTTatttcaaataaatatatcgaTGTTGTAGTGCTACATTTATTATTGGCTTTTTTTGGTATTACTGGTGTCTTGGCTAGAGTTGGTTTGACTAGATTGACGTCGTTTCCTGGATCTCAGAATGGTGGAGTCCTATGGAGTAATTTTGGAGGCTGTTTACTTATGGGAATCTTAGTTCGAAGCGAAGCACTGTTTGGTGATTTGATTGTAATAGAACAGATGGCGCCGTTAGACGTGGTAGAACACGGCGCTTCGGGTAATGTTCTTCGTAGAACTTATACtagaaaagagaagatcCCTCTGTATATTGGCCTGGCTACTGGGGTGTGTGGAAGTATTACTTCGTTTTCAACGTTTATGATCGAACTGTTCCAGTTATCAGCTCTCCAACCGCCAACTGGTGTGTCGTATCCTAATCCGGGGTATGGAGTCATGGCGTTTCTGAGCTATCTTATTATTACACTTACTGTCTCTTTTGGAGGTTATTTCTGTGGGTTTCATGTCGCTGATGGTATTGAAAAATTCTTCCCTATATCACTCGCGACGTATACTTTGATTATTGAAGTGTTAGGTGCGATGCTGGGATTGACTGCTTGGGTTGCGGTGATAGTACTTGCAATTCTTATTCCTCAATGGAGGTACTGGACGTTTGCGTGTATATTTGGACCGTTTGGTGTCTACGCACGGTTCTGGTCGGCTCGTCTGTTCAATAAAATAACCCATAAATTTCTCGTCGGCACTTTCATTGCCAATATGATTGCTACTGCTATCTTATGTGCACTAATTATCCTCCAAAGAGGCCAGACTCCCTCTCATGgcctcatcatcaaatcaaaactgCAATGTCAAGCCATCTCGGCTCTTCAAGACGGATTCTGTGGAAACTTCTCTACTATCAGTTCATTTATTGCTGAACTGGTAGCTTTCCGCTCGAAAAGAAATGCTTACATTTACGGAGGTATTTCGATAGGCGGCGGGTTCTCCATCGTCGTCGTTATATTAGGTTCCTACGCTTGGACTCGCGGGATATCTGCTGTCGCTGCCTGTTAA